From Pseudarthrobacter equi, a single genomic window includes:
- a CDS encoding sugar phosphate isomerase/epimerase family protein, producing the protein MKISMNSTAAFHGTTLRDIAVAKAAGFDAVELQTPKLFRFLDAGFTAHDLLPALDGFAVSGVGAIQEAADEEFTRDAIRLAEVAQVVGSPYVQMCTGPVDVRVVKEFRAGTLLPTDLRFRGALGLDATDALAETAKRVALAADIAADHGVGLYLEPLAWSPVNRVSQALQIFDSIQRPNVKMCVDFWHFWASGDTPEDIAALPGDMIAAVHVCDGLHVPAGEVPDQSISRNIWTGAGEIPLQEWVDACKATGFDGYYCPEIFCDKVAELDDVLVASTLRNTVQMLLT; encoded by the coding sequence ATGAAAATCTCCATGAACTCGACCGCGGCGTTCCACGGCACCACCCTGCGGGACATCGCCGTGGCTAAAGCAGCGGGGTTCGATGCTGTTGAGCTCCAGACCCCCAAACTGTTCCGTTTCCTGGACGCCGGCTTCACTGCCCACGATCTTCTGCCGGCACTGGACGGCTTCGCGGTCTCCGGCGTGGGCGCCATCCAGGAAGCGGCTGACGAGGAGTTCACCCGGGACGCCATCCGGCTGGCCGAGGTAGCCCAGGTGGTCGGCTCACCCTACGTGCAGATGTGTACCGGCCCGGTGGACGTCCGCGTGGTCAAGGAGTTCCGTGCCGGCACGCTCCTTCCCACAGACCTGCGGTTCCGGGGCGCCCTCGGTCTGGACGCCACGGACGCGCTGGCCGAAACGGCGAAGCGGGTGGCCTTGGCAGCGGACATCGCAGCTGACCACGGCGTGGGCCTGTACCTCGAACCCCTTGCCTGGTCCCCCGTGAACCGGGTCAGCCAGGCACTGCAGATCTTTGACTCCATCCAGCGGCCCAATGTGAAGATGTGCGTGGACTTTTGGCACTTCTGGGCCTCCGGCGACACCCCGGAGGATATCGCCGCCCTGCCCGGCGACATGATTGCGGCTGTCCATGTCTGCGACGGCCTGCACGTGCCGGCCGGCGAAGTCCCGGATCAGTCGATCTCACGCAACATCTGGACAGGAGCGGGTGAGATCCCGCTGCAGGAATGGGTGGACGCCTGCAAGGCCACCGGCTTTGACGGCTACTACTGCCCGGAGATCTTCTGCGACAAGGTGGCGGAACTGGACGACGTGCTGGTG